A segment of the Flavobacterium azooxidireducens genome:
TATTTATTTGTTGGGAAATGATTCAGCACCAACGAAAGAACTTCTTCCCAAAAAAGAACTTCTTCCCAAAAAAGAAATCGCTCAACGAGAAATTGTGGAAGACGAAGAAAAACCCTGTGTCTTTATGTCCTTAATGGGCGAACAACCAATTGAAGGTGCAGCCACAGTAAAAACGAATTCCAAATTCATCGAAACCATTTCCAAAGGCGAATTATGGCTCATTGAAGCCCAAAACTCCGATGGCGGTTGGGGAGCCGGTTCTCGCAACAATCAATCCGAAAGAAATCCACACGCCGTTTCGTCCGATCCTGCTACAACAGCAATGTCGGCGATGGCATTGTATCGCTGCGGACATTCGATGGAGAAAGGCGAGCACAAAGAAACCCTTAAAAAATCAGTTTTATTTCTGTTAAACGAAATCGAAAAGAACCAAAATTCTCCTTACATCACGCAAATTCGAGGAACGCAAATTCAAGGAAAATTAGGCGAACACATTGATGCCATTCTCACGTTGCAATTCTTCAATCAATTGCTTCCTACTCTAAAAGATAATTCAATCAAAGCACGAGTAAAAGACGGCATTCAAGTTTGTGTCGATAAAATCGAAAAATCAATGGGCGATTCCGGTAAAGTCGGTAGCTCCGGTTGGGCAGGTGTGTTGCAATCCTCTTTTGCGAATTCCAGTTTAGAAATGGCTTCCAAAAACGAAGGCATCAAAGTTGATAAAGACAAAATTCAAAAAGCCAGAGAATACCAAAAAAGCAATTACAATCCCGAAAGTCAGTCGGCCAAAACCGAAGACGGAGCCGGAATTATGTTGTATGCCGTGAGCAGTTCGGTACGCAACAGTGCCGAAGAAGCCAAAGAAGTCAACCAATTGTTTAAAAAAGCCAAAGCCGAAGGCAAAATTGAAAGAGATGCCGTTTTAAACGAACAAAATTTAGAACGTTTAGGCTATTCCAAAGAAAAAGCAAAGTCGTATGATGTGGCAAATAAAGTTTATAATTCTGCCAAAGTAACCGCTATGAAAGAAGATGTATTATCCGGTTTTGGCAACAACGGTGGCGAAGAATTCCTAAGCTTCCTTCAAACCGGCGAATCGATGGTGGTGAATCACGACGACGACTGGAAAAAATGGTACGACAACATCGGCGGCCGAATGATGCAAATTCAAAATGCAGACGGGAGCTGGAATGGTCATCACTGCATCACAAGTCCTTCCTTTTGTACGGCGACTTGTTTGATGATTCTTTCGATAGAAAATGACATCAAAAACCTTCAAAAATAAAATACTAATCTTAAAACACAATCGTATGAAAAATGTAATTTTAACCTTCGCCCTGTTATCGTCTTGCTTACTATTTAGCAATTGCGAGAACAAAAAAGAAACCTTAGCTATCAATCCACAACCTGAAACAACTGTGGTAGCAACAGCCGAAACCAAAATTCAAGTGGCTTTATTATTAGATACTTCGAGCAGTATGGATGGTTTGATTGAACAAGCCAAGTCGCGTTTGTGGAACATCGTGAACACCTTGACCACATTGAAATACGAAGGCAAAAGTCCGGAAATTCAAATTGCGTTATACGAATACGGCAACAGCGGATTGAGTATGCAATCCAATTATATCCGACAAATTACGCCGTTGAGCACCGATTTGGATTTGATTTCGGAACAACTGTTTGCGTTGCGAACCAACGGCGGTTACGAATATTGCGGAGCTGTGATTAAAGAATCCGTTGATAAATTGACTTGGGATGATCATCAAAAGAGTATGAAACTCGTGTATATTGCCGGAAACGAACCGTTTAATCAAGGTAACATCAACTATAAAGAAGCCATTGCCGATGCGTTGAAAAAAGACATTTTTATCAACACGATTTTCTGTGGGGATGCTACCGAAGGGATTTCTACCTTTTGGAAAGACGGTGCCGATGTGGGCAAAGGAAAATACTTTAACATTGATTACAACGCCAAAGTTCGCTATATCGTGACGCCTTATGACGACCGGATTTCGCAATGCAATGTGCGGTTGAATGCGACCTATATTGGCTATGGTGCAAAAGGAATGGAGAAAAAAAGAAGCCAAGAAGTGCAAGACGCCAATGCTGAATCGATTTCTACGGCCAATTATGCGGAGCGTTCCGTAAGTAAATCAAAAGCAGTGTATAAAAACGACAGTTGGGATTTGGTGGATAAAGCCAAAACCGATGCCAAAGCCTTAGACAATTTGAAAGAAGAAGAACTTCCGGCGGAACTAAAGAACAAATCGAAAGAAGAAATTAAAACGATTGTAACTCAGAAAACCAAAGAACGAGAAACCATTCAAAAAGAAATGACCGAGTTGGCCAAGAAACGTCAAGAATTTATTGACAACGAATCAAAAAACACCAAAACCCAAGACGATTTGGGCAATGCAATGGCAACGTCTATTCACAGTTTTGCCAAAGCAAAAGGCTATGTAGTGGTAAACTAATTTTAGTTGGATTGTGGTTGAACCGCCTTGAAGTAATTTGGGGTGGTTTTTTGTTTAATATAGTCTCTAATGATATCAATTTTGTTCAGTCTTGGTACTATAACCCGATACATGGACTTTAGGATGTAAAAATTGGCATCCTCTAACGCCAAATTCAAATTTATAAAATGGAGAAGCAGAAACCATTTCCTAAAAATAACATAAATCATTCTTATTTTAACTCAATCAATGACTAACTTGTTAATAATTAGCACCGTTTATATTTTTTTACTAATTTTACGTAATCCAAAACAAAAATGCTATGAAAAGAATACTACAATTATGTGTTTTACTGTTTGCATCAAGTGTTTTCTCGCAAACAGTTGGTTTGCAAACGTTTGCTTCCGGTTTTTCGAGTCCGGTTGCTCTAGTGAATGCAGGTGACGACCGTTTATTTGTGGTGCAACGAGGCGGTTTAATCCGTATTGTCAATGCAAACGGAACAATTAATACTACGCCGTTTTTATCCTTAACGTCAATCATTACTGCAGGTGGCGAACGCGGCTTGTTGGGCTTGGCTTTTCACCCTGATTATGCCACTAACGGACGCTTTTATGTGAATTACACCCGTTCTGGTGACGGAGCCACAGTAATTGCAAAATATACGGTGAGCACTACCGATCCAAACGTTGCCAATTCCGCTAGTGCCGAAATACTGTTGACTATTGCTCAACCGTTTTCTAATCACAATGGTGGTTCGCTTAATTTTGGTCCTGATGGTTATTTATACATTGGTATGGGCGATGGCGGTAGCGGTGGCGATCCTAATGGATATGGACAAAACCTGAACTCCTTGTTAGGCAAAATGCTTCGTATTGATGTAGATGGCGAAACCGGTTATGCAATTCCGGCAGACAACCCCTATGTTGGCATTGCCGGCGAAGATGAAATCTGGGCTGTTGGTGTGCGAAACCCTTGGAAATTCTCTTTCGACAGGCTAACCGGTGACATCTGGATTGCCGATGTGGGTCAGAATGCTATTGAAGAAATCAACAAAGCAACTTCCACCGAAGCGGGTTTAAATTACGGTTGGCGTTGTTATGAAGGAAATTCTGCCTATAATACTTCTGGCTGTGGAGCTTCGTCTAATTATACTTTTCCTATTGCACAGTACACGCATGCATCTACGGGTGGCTGCTCATTAACAGGAGGTTATGTGTACCGAGGAACAACCTATCCTGCACTTCAAAACAAATATGTTTTTGCCGATTATTGCAACAATAAAATTGGCTATATCGATGTGGATGGAGGCCCAATTACATGGACAGCCAATGCTTTTTCAGGAAATGTGGTTTCGTTTGGCGAAGATGTGAATGGCGAATTATATTGGGTCGGTATTTCGAATGGTGTGATTTCCAGAGTAATTGACACGAGTTTAAGTACAAATGATTTTCAACAAAATGGTTTGAGTTTATATCCTAATCCTGCCAATAATTCATTTACAATTCAGAATTCTAATTTGTTGAATTTAAACGAATTGACTATTTATGATTCGATGGGAAAAAGAGTTGCCAATCAAAAAATGGGTAACTTAGAATTGACTACTGTTGCTATTGATAACCTTACATCGGGATTGTATTTTGTTTCTGTTGAGGATGTGAATGGAGGTAGTTTTACTAGTAAATTGGTGGTGAAGTAATTCTATTCACGACATACTTACCTCAAACTTGTCATTCCGTAGGAATCTCATATAACGGTGATTCCTACGGAATGACAAGTTTATGGGGAATTTTTATTCTTTTTTTGCCACAAAGAAATTAAGGCACAAAGTTTTTGATTGCTTTTTACAAGAAGATCGGAAAACTGTGTCTTAAAACTGTACCTGAGATTAAACGTCCTTAAATGGAACACGGATTGAACGGATTTGCTACGCAAAACGCGGATTTTTACAGATTTTGACAGCTTCGCTATAATGGATTAAAGCGGATTCATTACTGCTAATTAAGTGCAATATTACTACGCCCAGTCTCCCTCTCCTTTGGAGAGTCCCGAGGCTTCGGGAGGGGTGAGGATTTTTTGCCACAAAGAAGTTAAGGCACAAAGTTTTTGATTACTTTTTACAGGATTGTGTAAAACTGGGACTGAGATTTCTCCTTCGTCCTTTAGATTTGTTTTTAGAAAAAATCAATAAATTTATGATTGAGAAAGGAAGCAAAAGTACACTATTCCTGCGTCAGAGTTAATTACTCATATTTCGATTAAGACTTTAGCTTCCCTTTTCATCAAAGACTCAAATAGAAATTAGGGAACCAGACCCATTATTAAGGAGTTGAGCTTATGATGAATTTCTCAAATCACTTGTTTAACGTTAAAAGCAAAGTTATGAAAAACATTATTATTGGCATTGACATCAGTAAGAAGACTTTAGACATTTGTATCAAAGATGAAAAAGTTTCCTATTTTACTATTGAAAACAAAGTACAGAGTATTAAGCGTTTTTTTAAAATTTATTCTACTAGCTATCCTATTGTAGCTATGGAAAATACGGGTAAATATAATTGGAATTTGTTGCAGGTCTTGGAATCTCACAACTTTAAAGTTTATATCATATCACCCTTACACTTAAAGAAGAGTATGGGCCTTACAAGAGGAAAAAATGACAAGGTTGATGCACTTCGAATTTGTAATTTTATCGAGAAGAACCATCAAGAAATTACACCATGGAAACCTTCATCCTTGACAATCAGAAAAATTAAAGTACTGCTTACAGAAAGAGCAGCAAGAATAAAAATGAGAAAACAATTGACGAGCCAGCAGGATGACTACAAACTGATGAAAGGAATTAATATGGACAAGGAATTGCTGAAATTAAATTTGCAACTTGTTAAGAGTATTGATATTCAAATTAAAAACATAGAAAAAAGTATAGAAGAAGTTATCTCTAGTGAATCAGATTTAAAAAATAATTATCAATTGATGAAGTCTGTTCCTGGTGTAGGTAAAGTGCTCTCGTGGATTATTTTGGCAAAAACGGAAGGGTTTACAACTATAACAGATCCAAGGAAAATGGCCTGTTATAGCGGAGTTGTTCCTTTTGATTTTCAGTCAGGCACATCAATAAAGCGAAGATCCGGAGTGTCAAGGCTTGCTGATAAAACAGTTAAAAGTGTCTTGCATCTAGGAGCGATGAGTGCTATTAGGAATGATAATGACTTAAGAAATTATTATCTTCGAAAAGTAGAAGAAGGTAAAAATAAAATGAGCGTTATAAATGCAGTTAGAAACAAAATAATACATAGGGTTTTTGCAGTAATTAAAAACCAAATTCCTTATCAAAAAAATTTGGTTTTATCATAGAAATCGGAATGACAAGATTGCGGGGTATCCTGCGACTTTTAACAAACGTCAGATAACCGACAACCGATAACTCAAGGTGCCGGATTCGGAATCATTTCTTGTATCGCATCAATTTCTTTTAAAATTTCTTCTGAAAGAACAATTTCATGTGAATCAATGTTTTCTTTTAGTTGTGCTAAGGAAGTGGCTCCAATAATTGTGCTCATCACAAACTGTTGCTGTTGCACAAAAGCCAATGCCATTTGCGTTAATGTTAAGTCGTGACTTTGAGCTAATTCTTGGTATAATTTGGTAGCTTTAGTTGCGTTTTCAGAAGTGTAGCGAGTGAATTGCGGAAACAAATCTATTCGGGAATTGGATTGTGTTCCGTTTAAATGTTTGCCGGATAAAATGCCGAAACCAAGCGGAGAATAAGCCATTAAACCGATATTTTCTCGCATGCAAACTTCGGTCAAACCTACTTCGAACAATCGATTTAATAGTGAATACGGATTTTGAATTGTGGCAATTCGCGGTAAATTATGTTTTTCGCTTTCGCTGATGAATTTCATCACTGCCCACGGAGCTTCGTTAGAAACACCAATGTGCCGAATCTTTCCGGCTTTGATTAATTCATCATAAACAGATAAAACTTCAGCAAAATTTTCTTTCCAATTGGTATCAATTCCGGTCAGCCCCCTCCTCCCAAACATATTCATCACCCGTTCCGGCCAATGCATTTGGTATAAATCAATGTAATCGGTTTGCAGGTTTTTCAAACTTAAATCAACCGCTTCTTTGATGCTTTTTGCGGAGAAATCAAGTGGTTTTCTGATGTATTCCATCCCACGATTGGGCCCGGCTATTTTGGTGGCAATTACTAAATCGTCACGTTTACCTCTTTTGTTTAACCAACTACCAATGAATCGTTCGGTACTTCCTAACGTTTCTTTTCGGGAAGCGATAGGATACATTTCTGCCGTATCAATAAAATTGATTCCGTGAGAAACAGCATAATCCAATTGTTCATGAGCTTCGCTTTCGGAGTTTTGTTCGCCAAAAGTCATCGTTCCTAAACAAATTTTACTGATTTTTAGGGAGGTATTGGGGATTGTGGTGGTTTTCATTTTTATCTTTTGAGGTGCTAAGGTGCTAAGGTTCTAAGGAACTGAGGTAGAAAACCTTAGTGTCTTAGAACCTTTGTCCCTCAGAACCTAATATTACAAATCATTCAACATTTTAGAAATTTCATCCAATTTCGGAGTCAAAATAATTTCGATTCTGCGGTTTTTGGCTTTGTTTTCTGGAGAATCATTTGCCATTAACGGTGCAAATTCACCACGTCCGGCAGCGGTTAAATTTTCTTTTAAAACACCTTTGTTTTCGGCTAAGATGTTCACAATGGCTGTTGCTCTTTTGGTCGATAAATCCCAGTTGTTTTCAATTCCTCCACCAATAGAACCTAAGATTTTATCATTGTCGGTGTGACCTTCAATTAATACGGTGATGTCCGGGTTTTGAGCAAGTACTTTTCCAACCTCAACAACGGCTCTTTTTCCTTCGGTACCAACCGCCCAACTTCCGGTTTGGAATAGTAATTTATTTTCCATGGAAACATAGACTTTTCCGTTTTTTTGTTCCACGGTAAGTCCTTTTCCTTCAAAACTATTTAAGGCTTTGGAAAGTGTTTCTTTCAGTTTTCGCATGCTTTCTTCTTTTGATGAAATCATGTTTTCTAAATCGGTTACCCGTTGCGAACGGTCTTTTAAATCGGCTTGCAATTTATTTAAACGCTCTTGTTCGGCTGCTAATGCTTTTTCTTTGGCATCCAATTGAGCTAATAATTCTCTGTTTTTCTTCATATTGGCTTGCAAGGCTTCATCCGAATTTTTTTCTAATGCAGCGTACGAAGTTTGTAATGTTTTTAAATTATTGGAAGCGGTGGTGTAATCATTTAGTAATTTATCACGTTCGGCTTTTACTTTTGCTAATTCATCTTGGTTTAACTTTAAATCATTTTCTAATTTATTTTTAGTTTTTTCCAAGTCGTGATTTTCATCCGATAATTCACGTTGCTGCTTTTTTAAGGTAGCGTATTTTCCTTCTAATTCATTGAACACTTTTTTGGAAACACATGAAGCAGACAAAGCTGCCACAAGCAGAAGAAATGAAACTTTTTTAATCATTTTGTTATTTATTTGAGGTTTTTGTTAATCAATTTCTACTAAAATCGGACAATGATCCGAATGTTTGGCTTCCGGAAGAATGACCGCTCTTTTTAATCGGTCTCGCATGGGTTCGCTCACCAAATGATAATCAATCCGCCATCCTTTGTTGTTGTTTCGGGCATTCGCACGGTAACTCCACCACGAATAATGATGCGGTTCTTTATTAAAATGACGGAAACTGTCAATGAATCCACTTTTCATAAAACCATCAATCCATTTTCGTTCAGAAGGCAAAAATCCGGAAACAGTGGCATTTCTAATCGGGTCGTGAATATCAATTGCTTCGTGACAAATATTGTAGTCGCCGGCAATAATTAAGTTTGGAATGTCAACTTTCAATGCATTAGTATACATTTGAAAATCATCCATATATTTGAATTTATGATCTAATCGGTCAATATTTGTTCCCGATGGAAGGTATAAACTCATTACAGAAAAATCTTCAAAATCGGCTCTCAGATTTCTACCTTCAAAATCCATTTCGGGAATTCCTGTTCCGAAAACTACATTTTTTGGTTCTGTTTTAGATAAAATGGCAACTCCACTATACCCTTTTTTTTGAGCCGAAAAATAATATTGATAAGGATAGCCCGCTTCGGTAATAGCTTCTGTAGGAATTTGATCCTCAGTAGCTTTAATTTCTTGTAGACAAATAATATCAGGATTTGCCTGTTTGAGCCAATCTAAAAAACCTTTGGTTATGGCAGCACGAATTCCGTTTACATTATAGGAAATAATTCTCATTAAAATTTGTGATAAAGTTTTTCAAAAATAGTTAAAAACCTTGAGTATCAAAACCACAATTCAATATTATAATAAATGTTTAACAACTTACAGTTTTTGTTTATTTTTTTGAATTTGATACTGTCAGAATTACTATATTTGTTACTTTCACCAAAACCACACAAACAATAAATAACGAATGGGGTTAGTTACCGCGAAAGAAGTTGCCAAAGCAATAAATGTTGATAAATATGGTTTCATTGGCACATCCATTGGTTGGTTGCTTATGAAGGTATTGAAGATTTCTACGTTAAACAAAATCTACAATCGAAATAAACATTTATCGGAAGTAACTTTTCTCAATAGCATTTTAGATGAATTTCAGATAAAATTTGAAATTCCCGAAGAAGATTTAAAACGCCTCCCTAAAGAAGGTCCGTATATCACCGTTTCCAATCATCCGCTGGGTGGAATTGACGGTATTTTATTGTTGAAATTAATGTTGGAACGTGAACCCAATTTTAAAATTATAGCTAATTTTTTGTTGCACAGAATCGAACCGATGAAACCGTATATTATGCCGGTGAATCCGTTTGAAAATCATAAAGATGCCAAATCCAGTGTGGTCGGAATCAAAGAAACGCTCCGTCACTTGAGCGATGGAAAACCATTGGGAATGTTTCCTGCCGGAGAAGTTTCAACGTATAAAGATGGTGTTTTAGTAGTGGATAAACCGTGGGAAGAAGGAGCAATTAAAGTAATCCGAAAAGCTCAAGTTCCGGTTGTTCCGATTTATTTTCACGCAAAAAACAGTCGGTTATTTTACTTCTTATCGAGTTTGAATGATACGTTTCGAACAGCAAAATTACCTTCGGAATTATTAACTCAGAAGAAACGTGTAATTAAAGTTCGAATCGGAAAACCAATTTCAGTAGCTGAACAAAATGAATACGAAAGTATTGAATCGTATTCAGAATTTCTCAGAAAAAAGACGTACATGCTTGCCAATGCATTTGAAAAGGGCAATAAATTGTTAGCAGCACCAAGCTTGAAATTCCCAAAAAGCCCGAAAGAAATTGCCAAACCTGCCAATCAGGATAAAATTTTGGAAGAGATGGCTGTTATCAAAAGCATTAGCGAATGTCGATTATTACAAAGTAAAAATTACCAAGTTTATTTGGTTACGGCCGATCAAATTCCGAATATTTTGCACGAAATTGGTCGATTACGTGAAATTACGTTTAGAGCAATCGGCGAAGGCACAAATGAATCACTCGATTTAGATCAATACGACAAATACTATCATCACATGTTTTTGTGGGATGATGAAGCTCAAATGATTGCGGGAGCTTACCGAATGGGATTTGGTTCAAAGATTTATACAAAATACGGTATTGATGGATTTTATCTACATGAGTTGTTCCGTTTTGAACCCGAGTTATATGATATGATGAGCAAATCCATCGAAATGGGTCGGGCATTCATTATTGAAGAATACCAGCAAAAACCAATGCCTTTATTTTTGTTATGGAAAGGAATTGTGCACACCACGCTACGTTATCCGGAACACAAATTTTTAATCGGCGGCGTGAGCATCAGTAATCAATTTTCAGATTTCTCCAAATCATTGATGATTGAGTTTATGAAATCGCATTATTATGATCCATATATTGCTCAATACATTCATCCGAAAAAGGAATATAAAGTGAAACTGAAAGATGCAGACAAAGACTTTGTATTTAATGAAACGGAAGCCGATTTGAACAAATTTGACAAAATTATTGACGAAGTTGAACCCGGCAATTTGCGTTTACCGGTTTTAATTAAGAAGTACATCAAACAGAATGCTCGTGTGGTTGCATTTAATGTCGATCCGCTTTTTAACAATGCGGTCGACGGATTAATGTATATTCGGATTTCTGATATTCCGGAAAGCACCGTTAAACCGGTGATGGAAGAATTCCAAGCCGAGTTGGAGAAAAAAGATAAAGGTTAAAAAAGAAAAAGTCCCTAAGGGACTTTTTTTATGCCTAAAACCAAGGTCTTTTGTTTAGCTGATAAGTAGTATAAAATTCTTCGTCTGATTTAGTTAGGTAAATAATTCCTTCTATCAAACCTATTAATCCCGGAATCCAAATAATGAAAACGCCTACTAACAAACAAATTGTGGCATAACCAACAATTGAAATAGACAATAAAATTATTCCTTCCTGATTATATCCAAGAATAAATTTGTGAACGCCCAGCGAACCTAATAAAATAGCTAGAATACCGGCCAATATCTTTTTATTCTCTTGTCTTGGTAAATCATGATTTGGTTTATTCCAGTCTTCTGTAGGTCGAGTTGTCTCCATAAAATTTGATTGATTAAGTTGAAAAATGATTATAAAAATATAAAAATTATTGAAATGCTTTATCAATTGGTTCCCAAAGTTCAATTTTATTTCCTTCGGGGTCCAAAATCCATCCAAACTTTCCATAATCATAAGTCTCCATATCTCCCACAATTGTTACACCTTCCTGCTTTAATTTTTCTAAAAGCAGTTCTAAATTTTCTACACGGAAATTTTGCATAAATTGTTTTTCGGATGGAGAAAAATAGGTGATATCTTCCGCAAACGGCGACCATTGCGTGGAACAATCATTACCATCTTTGTCTTTCCACCAAAAAGTGGAGCCGTATTGATCGGTTTTTAGACCTAAATATTTACCATACCATTCCACTAATTTTTTAGAATCATTTGATTTAAAAAAGAATCCCCCAATTCCGGTTACTCTTTTTATTTCAGCGATTTCTTCTGTTGGAAAATAAATGGTTTTGATTTTATCGACGATAACTTGAGCTAATTTTTGATGACTTTCAAACGTCCAACCGGCAATGTGTGGTGAAAGCAAAACGTTTTCTGCTTCTAAAAGATAGGTAAAAGCTTCCGGTTTTTCGCCTTCGAATAATTTTTCGAAAGAGAGTTTTTCGTATTCCAACACATCTAATCCGGCACCAAGAATTTTTCCGGATTCGAGTGCTTTCACTACATCGGCTGTCACAACTGCTCTTCCTCGGGCGGTATTGATGAACCAAAATGGTTTGGCAAATGCGTTTATGAATTGTTCATTAACCATTTTATCGGTTTCAGGTGTCCATGGAATATGAAGCGACAGCACATCTGCTTTTTGTTGTAATTCTTCTAATGAAACTTGTTTGGCATTTTGATTGCCAACAAAAGGTAAAATGTCATAACATAAAACTTCAACATCAAAACCACGCAGTTTTTTGGCAAATGCTTTTCCCATATTTCCATACCCGATGATGCCGACTGTTTTTCCATCCAATTCATAACCACGATGACCTTCACGGAGCCAATTTCCATTTTTTACGGAGTGATTGGCTTGGTTTAATTTGTTCATCAGCGAAAGTAACATTCCCAATGCGTGTTCGCCCACCGCATTTCGGTTGCCTTCGGGAGCGGCGATGAGGTGAATGTTTCTTGAAATGGCATAGTCACAGTCAATGCTTTCTAAACCGGCACCAACTCGAGCGATAAATTGTAAATTGATGGCTTTATCTAAAAAAGTTTTGTCAATTTTAAATCGGCTACGAATCACGATTCCTTGATAATCCTGAATTTTAGCTTCAATTTCTTCTTTGGATGAAGTAAAATCCTGATGATTTTCAAAACCCATTGCTTCCAATTGCTCCCACAAAAGAGGATGATTGGAATCGAGGTGTAGGATTTTTATTTTTTTTTTGTTCAATTTAATAATTTATTTAAGATAAATTTCATCTCTAACGTATGAATTATTTAGCCAAAAGCAATATTTTGTCTATTCCTTCATGTTTGCAAACTTATCTTCTTTTGGTAAAGAATATGTATCTACAGTATTTTTTGCTAAGCGAAATATTTTTATAGTTATCTCAGCTTTTTCAAACCAACCAACTATTTTATCCGAAAAAACCCAATTATAGCCTATGTCAAATTTACATAAAA
Coding sequences within it:
- a CDS encoding VWA domain-containing protein, with the translated sequence MKNVILTFALLSSCLLFSNCENKKETLAINPQPETTVVATAETKIQVALLLDTSSSMDGLIEQAKSRLWNIVNTLTTLKYEGKSPEIQIALYEYGNSGLSMQSNYIRQITPLSTDLDLISEQLFALRTNGGYEYCGAVIKESVDKLTWDDHQKSMKLVYIAGNEPFNQGNINYKEAIADALKKDIFINTIFCGDATEGISTFWKDGADVGKGKYFNIDYNAKVRYIVTPYDDRISQCNVRLNATYIGYGAKGMEKKRSQEVQDANAESISTANYAERSVSKSKAVYKNDSWDLVDKAKTDAKALDNLKEEELPAELKNKSKEEIKTIVTQKTKERETIQKEMTELAKKRQEFIDNESKNTKTQDDLGNAMATSIHSFAKAKGYVVVN
- a CDS encoding PQQ-dependent sugar dehydrogenase, producing MKRILQLCVLLFASSVFSQTVGLQTFASGFSSPVALVNAGDDRLFVVQRGGLIRIVNANGTINTTPFLSLTSIITAGGERGLLGLAFHPDYATNGRFYVNYTRSGDGATVIAKYTVSTTDPNVANSASAEILLTIAQPFSNHNGGSLNFGPDGYLYIGMGDGGSGGDPNGYGQNLNSLLGKMLRIDVDGETGYAIPADNPYVGIAGEDEIWAVGVRNPWKFSFDRLTGDIWIADVGQNAIEEINKATSTEAGLNYGWRCYEGNSAYNTSGCGASSNYTFPIAQYTHASTGGCSLTGGYVYRGTTYPALQNKYVFADYCNNKIGYIDVDGGPITWTANAFSGNVVSFGEDVNGELYWVGISNGVISRVIDTSLSTNDFQQNGLSLYPNPANNSFTIQNSNLLNLNELTIYDSMGKRVANQKMGNLELTTVAIDNLTSGLYFVSVEDVNGGSFTSKLVVK
- a CDS encoding IS110 family RNA-guided transposase, with translation MKNIIIGIDISKKTLDICIKDEKVSYFTIENKVQSIKRFFKIYSTSYPIVAMENTGKYNWNLLQVLESHNFKVYIISPLHLKKSMGLTRGKNDKVDALRICNFIEKNHQEITPWKPSSLTIRKIKVLLTERAARIKMRKQLTSQQDDYKLMKGINMDKELLKLNLQLVKSIDIQIKNIEKSIEEVISSESDLKNNYQLMKSVPGVGKVLSWIILAKTEGFTTITDPRKMACYSGVVPFDFQSGTSIKRRSGVSRLADKTVKSVLHLGAMSAIRNDNDLRNYYLRKVEEGKNKMSVINAVRNKIIHRVFAVIKNQIPYQKNLVLS
- a CDS encoding NADP(H)-dependent aldo-keto reductase, with amino-acid sequence MKTTTIPNTSLKISKICLGTMTFGEQNSESEAHEQLDYAVSHGINFIDTAEMYPIASRKETLGSTERFIGSWLNKRGKRDDLVIATKIAGPNRGMEYIRKPLDFSAKSIKEAVDLSLKNLQTDYIDLYQMHWPERVMNMFGRRGLTGIDTNWKENFAEVLSVYDELIKAGKIRHIGVSNEAPWAVMKFISESEKHNLPRIATIQNPYSLLNRLFEVGLTEVCMRENIGLMAYSPLGFGILSGKHLNGTQSNSRIDLFPQFTRYTSENATKATKLYQELAQSHDLTLTQMALAFVQQQQFVMSTIIGATSLAQLKENIDSHEIVLSEEILKEIDAIQEMIPNPAP
- a CDS encoding OmpA family protein produces the protein MIKKVSFLLLVAALSASCVSKKVFNELEGKYATLKKQQRELSDENHDLEKTKNKLENDLKLNQDELAKVKAERDKLLNDYTTASNNLKTLQTSYAALEKNSDEALQANMKKNRELLAQLDAKEKALAAEQERLNKLQADLKDRSQRVTDLENMISSKEESMRKLKETLSKALNSFEGKGLTVEQKNGKVYVSMENKLLFQTGSWAVGTEGKRAVVEVGKVLAQNPDITVLIEGHTDNDKILGSIGGGIENNWDLSTKRATAIVNILAENKGVLKENLTAAGRGEFAPLMANDSPENKAKNRRIEIILTPKLDEISKMLNDL
- a CDS encoding exodeoxyribonuclease III encodes the protein MRIISYNVNGIRAAITKGFLDWLKQANPDIICLQEIKATEDQIPTEAITEAGYPYQYYFSAQKKGYSGVAILSKTEPKNVVFGTGIPEMDFEGRNLRADFEDFSVMSLYLPSGTNIDRLDHKFKYMDDFQMYTNALKVDIPNLIIAGDYNICHEAIDIHDPIRNATVSGFLPSERKWIDGFMKSGFIDSFRHFNKEPHHYSWWSYRANARNNNKGWRIDYHLVSEPMRDRLKRAVILPEAKHSDHCPILVEID
- a CDS encoding GNAT family N-acyltransferase, with the protein product MGLVTAKEVAKAINVDKYGFIGTSIGWLLMKVLKISTLNKIYNRNKHLSEVTFLNSILDEFQIKFEIPEEDLKRLPKEGPYITVSNHPLGGIDGILLLKLMLEREPNFKIIANFLLHRIEPMKPYIMPVNPFENHKDAKSSVVGIKETLRHLSDGKPLGMFPAGEVSTYKDGVLVVDKPWEEGAIKVIRKAQVPVVPIYFHAKNSRLFYFLSSLNDTFRTAKLPSELLTQKKRVIKVRIGKPISVAEQNEYESIESYSEFLRKKTYMLANAFEKGNKLLAAPSLKFPKSPKEIAKPANQDKILEEMAVIKSISECRLLQSKNYQVYLVTADQIPNILHEIGRLREITFRAIGEGTNESLDLDQYDKYYHHMFLWDDEAQMIAGAYRMGFGSKIYTKYGIDGFYLHELFRFEPELYDMMSKSIEMGRAFIIEEYQQKPMPLFLLWKGIVHTTLRYPEHKFLIGGVSISNQFSDFSKSLMIEFMKSHYYDPYIAQYIHPKKEYKVKLKDADKDFVFNETEADLNKFDKIIDEVEPGNLRLPVLIKKYIKQNARVVAFNVDPLFNNAVDGLMYIRISDIPESTVKPVMEEFQAELEKKDKG
- a CDS encoding TM2 domain-containing protein, with protein sequence METTRPTEDWNKPNHDLPRQENKKILAGILAILLGSLGVHKFILGYNQEGIILLSISIVGYATICLLVGVFIIWIPGLIGLIEGIIYLTKSDEEFYTTYQLNKRPWF